The following proteins come from a genomic window of Salinicoccus sp. RF5:
- a CDS encoding stage 0 sporulation family protein: protein MIELITATQLDYFDNIYIEAKEDKVERDDFIITETKRGIEMLRVVKPNYHVPKDNIVEPDGRFVRRATEEDVETFHNNQSLAQEALGFCKEAVVKEGLDMQLVNAKYTLDRKKLIFNFTADERVDFRNLVRVLATRFKTRIELRQIGVRDEAKYLGGIGPCGRAHCCSTFLGDFVPVSIQMAKNQDLSLSPTKISGACGRLMCCLNYEDEYYEDAREQMPDVGQTIETPDGRAVVIGMNILDLVVKVKYKDDYIREYHCDELNAAGGVQ, encoded by the coding sequence ATGATAGAACTCATCACTGCTACCCAATTGGACTATTTCGATAATATTTATATAGAAGCTAAAGAAGACAAGGTGGAACGCGATGATTTCATCATCACGGAGACAAAACGCGGTATTGAAATGCTGCGCGTTGTAAAGCCGAACTACCATGTCCCAAAAGATAACATTGTAGAACCGGACGGCCGGTTCGTCCGCAGGGCGACAGAAGAAGATGTGGAGACTTTCCATAACAACCAGTCATTGGCCCAGGAAGCACTCGGCTTCTGCAAAGAGGCGGTTGTAAAGGAAGGGCTCGACATGCAGCTTGTCAATGCCAAGTACACATTGGATCGCAAGAAGCTCATCTTCAACTTCACGGCTGATGAAAGGGTGGACTTCAGAAATCTGGTGCGTGTATTGGCGACGCGCTTCAAGACGCGCATCGAGCTGCGTCAGATCGGGGTACGGGACGAAGCAAAATATCTCGGCGGCATCGGACCATGTGGACGCGCACACTGCTGCTCGACATTCCTTGGGGATTTCGTTCCGGTGAGTATCCAGATGGCCAAAAACCAGGATCTTTCGTTGAGTCCCACAAAGATATCAGGGGCCTGCGGTCGTCTCATGTGCTGTCTGAATTATGAAGATGAGTATTATGAAGATGCACGCGAGCAGATGCCTGATGTCGGTCAGACGATCGAGACGCCTGATGGTCGTGCTGTTGTGATCGGCATGAACATATTGGATCTGGTCGTCAAAGTGAAGTACAAGGATGACTATATCCGCGAATATCACTGTGACGAACTGAACGCAGCCGGCGGGGTGCAGTAA
- a CDS encoding initiation control protein YabA, translated as MDRERLFTHISKLEADMNHMYEELQTLKELSVRLVEENVSLQMEKDNYEQLLAKEESEKAKSFKQNTLNNLYDEGFHVCSIHFGTHRHGEDCLFCQGFLQHRNN; from the coding sequence ATGGATCGCGAACGACTGTTTACACACATCAGCAAGCTTGAAGCGGATATGAACCATATGTATGAGGAACTTCAGACGCTGAAGGAGCTCTCGGTGCGCCTCGTCGAGGAGAATGTAAGCCTGCAGATGGAGAAGGACAACTACGAACAGCTTCTGGCAAAAGAAGAATCCGAGAAGGCGAAGTCATTCAAGCAGAATACTTTAAATAACCTTTATGATGAAGGGTTCCATGTGTGCAGTATCCATTTCGGCACACACCGGCATGGCGAAGATTGTCTCTTCTGCCAGGGCTTCCTTCAGCATAGGAACAACTAG
- a CDS encoding tRNA1(Val) (adenine(37)-N6)-methyltransferase has protein sequence MLKDGERVDELFRESMKIIQSKAVFSFSVDALLLANFTRFLKRDRSIIDLCSGNGIIPLLLSHRTALPIEGVELQPELVDMAERSIVMNGKESQVRVSQGDIRNVREMYEHSSFDVITVNPPYFTNNQPLKNKGPHSIARHEIHIDLKGVIGAARFLVKNKGRLYMVHRAERSMEVVNELFNAGFRVRRLQYVYNDMTSGTALFVLIEAIFNSQAYADVLPPLYIYDLQGNYTEEMLAVYYG, from the coding sequence ATGTTAAAAGATGGAGAACGTGTGGATGAACTGTTCAGGGAGTCGATGAAGATCATCCAGAGCAAGGCGGTGTTTTCATTTTCAGTGGATGCGCTGCTGCTGGCAAACTTCACACGATTTTTGAAGAGGGACCGCAGCATTATAGACCTGTGTTCTGGAAATGGCATCATCCCCCTGCTGCTGTCACACCGGACTGCGCTTCCCATTGAAGGGGTGGAACTCCAGCCTGAACTCGTCGATATGGCAGAGCGCAGTATCGTAATGAATGGCAAGGAATCACAGGTACGGGTGAGCCAGGGAGACATCAGAAACGTCAGGGAAATGTATGAGCATTCCAGCTTTGATGTCATTACAGTGAATCCACCCTACTTCACAAACAATCAGCCGCTGAAGAACAAAGGACCGCACAGTATAGCGCGCCATGAAATCCACATCGACCTCAAAGGGGTCATCGGTGCGGCACGTTTTCTGGTGAAGAACAAGGGCAGGTTGTATATGGTCCATCGTGCTGAACGGAGCATGGAAGTGGTGAATGAACTCTTCAATGCAGGATTCCGCGTCAGGCGCCTGCAGTACGTCTATAACGACATGACATCCGGGACAGCGCTGTTCGTGCTGATAGAGGCCATATTCAACAGTCAGGCCTATGCAGACGTTCTGCCTCCACTCTATATTTATGACTTACAGGGAAACTATACGGAAGAGATGCTGGCGGTCTATTATGGGTGA
- a CDS encoding GIY-YIG nuclease family protein gives MGEHFVYIVKCADDTLYTGYAKDVSKRLEKHNSGRGAKYTRSRGPVELLYHEGHDTKGEALKREHAIKKLTRQEKLALIRRDGCATLYHGDAARQPGRHDVQGG, from the coding sequence ATGGGTGAGCATTTTGTATATATCGTGAAATGTGCTGATGATACCCTCTATACAGGTTATGCAAAAGATGTATCGAAGCGGCTGGAGAAGCATAACAGTGGAAGGGGCGCCAAGTATACACGCAGCCGGGGGCCGGTGGAACTCCTTTATCATGAGGGCCATGATACGAAAGGTGAAGCATTGAAGCGGGAGCATGCAATAAAAAAATTGACCAGGCAGGAAAAGCTGGCATTGATCAGGAGGGATGGATGTGCAACTCTATATCACGGGGACGCCGCTCGGCAACCTGGAAGACATGACGTACAGGGCGGTTGA
- the rsmI gene encoding 16S rRNA (cytidine(1402)-2'-O)-methyltransferase: MQLYITGTPLGNLEDMTYRAVETLKTVDVILCEDTRTTRKLANHFGIDTPLRAYHDFNKEESEGRIIKEMQEGRTFALVSDAGMPVVSDPGFELVARMQEEGLEYVVIPSGSAFTLALVASGIPSYEFTYFGFLPKTGSKRKKKLKEIMTHELTSVLYESPHKVKDTVGVIADIDGERMISISREITKKFEQHVRRPASEMLGLLDGEIPLKGEFVIVIEGAEPESVHFDIPAAEHVEALIKEGLTPKRAIKKVAEVRGLKKQDVYDEFHETKK, translated from the coding sequence GTGCAACTCTATATCACGGGGACGCCGCTCGGCAACCTGGAAGACATGACGTACAGGGCGGTTGAAACACTCAAGACTGTAGATGTGATACTGTGTGAGGACACACGTACAACAAGAAAGTTGGCCAATCATTTTGGAATCGACACGCCCCTCAGGGCCTATCATGACTTCAATAAGGAGGAATCCGAAGGCCGCATCATCAAAGAGATGCAGGAAGGACGGACATTTGCACTGGTGAGCGATGCAGGAATGCCGGTCGTCTCCGATCCCGGTTTTGAACTGGTCGCCCGGATGCAGGAGGAAGGGCTTGAATACGTGGTCATCCCATCCGGCTCGGCTTTTACATTGGCACTTGTCGCAAGCGGCATCCCGTCATATGAATTCACATACTTCGGTTTTCTGCCGAAAACGGGGTCAAAGCGGAAGAAGAAGCTGAAGGAGATCATGACACATGAGCTGACATCTGTACTGTATGAATCGCCGCATAAGGTAAAGGATACCGTGGGGGTGATTGCAGATATTGATGGAGAAAGGATGATCAGCATATCGAGGGAGATCACGAAAAAATTCGAACAGCATGTAAGAAGACCGGCCTCTGAAATGCTGGGTCTGCTGGACGGAGAAATCCCATTGAAAGGGGAATTCGTCATCGTCATCGAAGGAGCAGAACCAGAATCGGTGCACTTCGACATTCCAGCAGCCGAGCATGTGGAGGCACTCATAAAAGAGGGGCTGACACCAAAACGGGCAATCAAGAAAGTGGCGGAAGTCCGCGGGCTGAAGAAGCAGGATGTCTATGACGAGTTTCATGAAACAAAAAAATAA
- a CDS encoding AbrB/MazE/SpoVT family DNA-binding domain-containing protein, whose protein sequence is MKSTGIVRKVDELGRVVIPIELRRVLDIEVKDALEIYTDDDTIILKKYKPQMTCAVTGDVSEQNMRLADGRIILSQEGAEKLIEEIQSKMNK, encoded by the coding sequence ATGAAATCAACCGGGATAGTACGTAAAGTGGATGAACTTGGACGGGTGGTCATTCCTATAGAACTGAGACGTGTCCTTGATATCGAAGTCAAGGATGCGCTTGAAATATATACGGATGACGATACGATCATTCTCAAGAAATATAAGCCGCAGATGACCTGCGCCGTCACTGGAGATGTTTCGGAACAGAACATGCGTCTTGCGGACGGCCGAATCATTCTGAGCCAGGAAGGCGCAGAGAAGCTCATCGAAGAGATTCAGTCAAAAATGAATAAGTAA
- the metG gene encoding methionine--tRNA ligase: MEKPTYYITTPIYYPSGKLHIGNAYTTIACDVMARYKRMRGYDVYYLTGADEHGQKIEKKAEKMGISPQKYVDDMAAYMQELWSLLEITNDQFIRTTSPGHKVAIQKIFEKLYEQGDIYLGEYEGWYSVEDEEFFTETQLEEVYRDDAGNMIGGMAPSGHEVELVKEESYFFKMSKYAERLEKFYEENPGFIQPESRRNEMLNNFIRPGLEDLAVSRTTFDWGVPVKSNPEHVVYVWIDALCNYITALGYESDDDGLFQKYWPADVHMIGKEIVRFHAIYWPIMLMALDLPLPKKILGHGWLVMKDGKMSKSKGNVVYPETVVDRYGLDALRYYLMREVPFGSDGVFTPEAFVDRTNYDLANDLGNLVNRTISMINKYFDGNLPDYTGHNNAFDESLESTVYENVKLYEANMEEMEFNKALRAVWTIISRTNKYIDETQPWVLAKDEAEREALGSVMVHLAENIRIIAILLKPYLTHGPKEVFRQMNVTDESLQTFDSILSYGSIRTAGKMINKPEPIYPRLDVEAEVSHIKDLMTPDTPESEDEEADDAEKITIKDFDKVEIKVATVIHAEGIKKADKLLKIEVDLGSEKRQIVSGIREAYEPEDIVGKKVLVVTNLEPVKLRGELSQGMILTAEKGNHLTLISVPSGIENGSTVK; this comes from the coding sequence ATGGAGAAACCAACTTACTATATCACCACACCGATATATTACCCAAGTGGAAAGTTGCATATCGGCAACGCCTATACAACGATTGCATGTGATGTCATGGCAAGATATAAACGCATGCGCGGATATGATGTCTATTATCTGACCGGTGCAGACGAACACGGCCAGAAAATAGAGAAAAAAGCAGAAAAAATGGGCATCTCGCCCCAAAAGTATGTGGATGATATGGCTGCATATATGCAGGAACTATGGTCACTTCTCGAAATCACCAACGACCAGTTCATCCGTACCACGAGTCCAGGCCATAAGGTTGCTATCCAGAAGATATTCGAAAAGCTCTATGAGCAGGGCGATATTTATCTTGGTGAGTATGAAGGCTGGTATTCCGTGGAGGATGAAGAGTTCTTTACAGAAACCCAGCTCGAGGAAGTCTACCGGGATGATGCCGGCAACATGATCGGCGGCATGGCACCAAGCGGACATGAAGTGGAACTCGTCAAAGAGGAGAGCTACTTCTTCAAAATGAGTAAATATGCAGAGCGCCTCGAGAAGTTCTATGAGGAGAATCCGGGCTTCATCCAGCCGGAATCCCGCAGGAATGAAATGCTGAACAACTTCATCCGGCCGGGCCTCGAAGATCTCGCGGTTTCCCGTACGACATTCGACTGGGGCGTGCCCGTCAAATCGAATCCGGAACACGTGGTGTATGTATGGATAGATGCCCTGTGCAACTACATTACGGCACTCGGCTACGAGTCGGATGATGACGGCCTCTTCCAGAAGTACTGGCCTGCTGATGTCCATATGATCGGGAAGGAAATCGTCCGTTTCCATGCCATCTACTGGCCGATCATGCTTATGGCGCTCGATCTGCCGCTGCCGAAGAAGATACTCGGCCACGGCTGGCTGGTGATGAAAGATGGCAAGATGTCGAAATCCAAAGGCAATGTCGTCTATCCGGAGACGGTTGTGGATCGCTATGGTCTTGATGCGCTCCGCTATTATCTGATGCGTGAGGTACCATTCGGTTCTGATGGCGTCTTCACACCGGAAGCCTTTGTCGACCGTACGAACTATGACTTGGCAAACGACCTCGGGAATCTGGTCAACCGTACAATCTCCATGATCAACAAGTACTTCGACGGCAATCTGCCTGACTACACGGGACACAATAATGCATTTGATGAAAGCCTGGAGAGTACTGTATATGAGAACGTCAAACTCTATGAAGCAAACATGGAGGAGATGGAATTCAACAAGGCACTCAGGGCGGTATGGACGATCATCAGCCGTACGAACAAATACATTGATGAGACGCAGCCATGGGTTCTGGCGAAAGATGAGGCGGAGCGCGAAGCATTGGGCAGTGTCATGGTCCATCTGGCAGAAAACATCCGCATCATCGCAATACTCCTGAAACCATATCTGACACATGGGCCTAAAGAGGTCTTCAGACAGATGAACGTGACGGATGAATCGCTTCAGACGTTCGACTCCATCCTGTCGTACGGAAGTATCCGTACAGCTGGGAAGATGATCAATAAGCCGGAACCGATCTATCCGCGTCTGGACGTGGAGGCGGAAGTCTCCCATATCAAGGATCTGATGACTCCGGACACGCCAGAGTCAGAAGACGAAGAAGCAGATGATGCGGAGAAGATCACAATCAAGGATTTCGACAAGGTGGAAATCAAAGTTGCGACGGTCATCCATGCAGAAGGCATCAAGAAAGCGGACAAGCTCCTCAAGATCGAGGTGGACCTAGGAAGTGAGAAACGTCAGATTGTAAGCGGAATCCGTGAGGCGTATGAACCTGAGGATATCGTCGGCAAGAAAGTGCTTGTCGTGACGAATCTCGAACCGGTTAAGCTTCGTGGGGAGTTGTCCCAGGGCATGATCCTTACAGCCGAGAAGGGCAATCACCTGACGCTGATATCAGTACCGAGCGGAATCGAGAATGGCAGTACAGTCAAATAA
- a CDS encoding TatD family hydrolase, whose product MLIDTHVHLNADQYEEDLEAVIERAEEAGVGKMVVVGFDRKTIERTMDLIDRYDNIYGVIGWHPVDAIDCTDADLAWIEELSSHEKIVGIGETGLDYHWEKSPHDVQKEIFKKQIALAKRVNLPIIIHNREATMDCVEILKSEGAHEVGGIMHAFSGTPEVADEVIGMNFHVSLGGPVTFKNAQDPKEIAKHVPIDKLLVETDAPYLAPHPYRGKRNEPAHVKLVAEKIAELREMPYEELAKQTTDNAERLFGI is encoded by the coding sequence ATGCTTATTGATACGCATGTACATCTGAATGCAGACCAATATGAAGAGGATCTGGAGGCCGTCATCGAACGCGCTGAAGAAGCGGGTGTCGGCAAGATGGTGGTCGTCGGCTTCGACAGGAAGACGATTGAACGTACGATGGACCTGATTGATCGATATGACAATATATATGGTGTCATCGGATGGCACCCTGTCGATGCCATCGACTGCACAGACGCGGATCTTGCATGGATAGAGGAGCTATCCAGCCATGAGAAGATTGTCGGCATCGGAGAAACCGGATTGGACTATCATTGGGAAAAGTCTCCACATGATGTCCAGAAGGAAATCTTCAAAAAGCAGATCGCCTTAGCCAAGCGTGTCAATCTTCCAATCATCATCCATAACCGTGAAGCGACAATGGACTGTGTTGAAATCCTGAAGTCGGAAGGTGCCCATGAAGTCGGGGGCATCATGCATGCGTTCAGTGGTACCCCTGAAGTTGCAGATGAAGTCATCGGCATGAACTTCCATGTTTCGCTTGGTGGTCCTGTAACATTCAAGAACGCCCAGGACCCGAAAGAAATTGCCAAGCATGTGCCGATAGACAAGCTGCTTGTGGAGACGGATGCGCCATATCTGGCACCTCATCCGTATCGGGGGAAAAGGAATGAACCTGCCCATGTGAAGCTCGTTGCAGAAAAGATCGCCGAGCTCAGGGAGATGCCCTATGAGGAATTGGCAAAACAGACAACAGATAACGCCGAAAGGCTTTTTGGGATATAG
- the rnmV gene encoding ribonuclease M5, whose amino-acid sequence MDRPAIKEVIIVEGRDDTRRLNEAVSCETIETKGSAIDETVMREIEVALATRGAIIFTDPDYPGQKIRNTILERFPDIKEAFMPRAKAKGRNGGIGIEHASVEDIIESLSKVYTSVSEPEETITIQDMVRWGLSGNREAANRRTYLCNQLNIGYANAGQLRRKLNRYSIGHAQVERILNELKGE is encoded by the coding sequence ATGGACAGACCGGCAATAAAAGAAGTCATCATCGTTGAAGGCAGGGATGATACAAGGCGTCTGAACGAAGCTGTTTCCTGTGAAACAATAGAGACGAAGGGTTCTGCAATCGATGAAACGGTGATGCGCGAAATAGAAGTGGCGCTGGCCACGAGAGGTGCAATCATATTTACAGATCCGGATTACCCCGGCCAGAAGATCCGCAATACGATACTCGAAAGGTTCCCCGACATCAAAGAGGCATTCATGCCGCGGGCGAAAGCAAAGGGACGGAACGGGGGCATCGGCATAGAACACGCCTCCGTGGAGGACATCATAGAAAGCCTCTCCAAGGTTTATACGAGCGTGTCGGAGCCGGAAGAGACCATCACCATCCAGGATATGGTCCGGTGGGGCCTCTCCGGCAACAGGGAAGCTGCAAATCGTCGGACCTACTTGTGCAATCAGCTGAATATCGGCTATGCCAATGCGGGACAGCTCAGGAGGAAGCTGAACCGCTACAGTATTGGACATGCACAGGTGGAACGCATATTAAATGAATTAAAAGGTGAATAG
- the rsmA gene encoding 16S rRNA (adenine(1518)-N(6)/adenine(1519)-N(6))-dimethyltransferase RsmA: protein MKDIATVGRTKQILEDHGFTFKKSLGQNFLIDLNVIREVLNKAGITERTGVIEVGPGIGSLTEQLAKRAGKVVAFEIDQRLIPVLRDTLSPYDNIEVINEDILEADIRKTIAEEFSACDEVIVVANLPYYITTPILMNFLEQNLPIARFYVMMQKEVGERISATPGSKAYGSLSIAIDYFTEARVVQNVPKSVFMPPPNVDSIIVEMVRREAPKVNVEDEGLFFKLTRGAFGQRRKTILNNYSSIFEDGKKKKDVIHQMLEQAGIDPRRRGESLSTEDFAKIYDAVKAFPELTVSGKV, encoded by the coding sequence ATGAAGGATATTGCGACAGTAGGAAGAACAAAACAAATATTGGAAGACCACGGCTTCACCTTCAAGAAGAGCCTGGGGCAGAACTTTCTTATCGACCTGAATGTCATCAGGGAGGTGCTGAACAAGGCCGGCATCACAGAGCGTACCGGCGTCATCGAAGTGGGCCCGGGCATCGGTTCATTGACTGAGCAGCTTGCGAAGCGTGCGGGTAAAGTGGTCGCCTTCGAGATCGATCAGCGCCTGATTCCTGTACTCCGGGACACACTCTCCCCATACGACAATATTGAAGTGATCAACGAGGATATATTGGAGGCGGATATCAGAAAAACGATTGCCGAAGAATTTTCGGCGTGTGATGAGGTCATTGTCGTAGCGAATCTGCCCTACTACATTACAACGCCGATACTGATGAATTTCCTGGAGCAGAACCTTCCGATTGCACGCTTCTATGTCATGATGCAGAAGGAAGTGGGGGAGCGGATCAGCGCCACTCCAGGCAGTAAGGCGTATGGGTCGTTGTCCATCGCAATCGACTATTTCACCGAGGCGCGCGTGGTCCAGAATGTCCCGAAATCGGTATTCATGCCACCGCCGAATGTTGACTCCATCATCGTGGAGATGGTGCGCCGTGAGGCACCGAAGGTGAACGTGGAGGATGAAGGGCTTTTCTTCAAATTGACACGAGGAGCATTCGGCCAGAGGCGGAAGACGATCCTGAACAACTATTCAAGCATCTTCGAAGATGGCAAGAAGAAAAAGGATGTAATCCATCAGATGCTGGAGCAGGCCGGCATCGATCCAAGACGGCGCGGCGAAAGCCTTTCTACAGAAGATTTTGCTAAAATATATGATGCAGTCAAAGCTTTTCCTGAACTCACGGTGAGTGGGAAAGTCTGA
- a CDS encoding Veg family protein produces MPKTLVDIKNILDCQLGNPVLLRANGGRKKLIERRGILRETYPSVFVVELDQEEHSFERVSYTYTDVLTSNVEVTFYNEEREAFVIQ; encoded by the coding sequence ATGCCAAAAACTTTAGTCGACATCAAAAATATTCTTGATTGTCAATTGGGTAATCCAGTTTTACTCCGTGCAAATGGAGGACGCAAGAAATTGATTGAACGACGGGGTATTCTTAGAGAGACGTATCCTTCTGTCTTCGTCGTAGAACTCGATCAGGAGGAACATAGCTTTGAAAGAGTGTCATATACATATACGGATGTATTGACATCGAACGTTGAAGTGACATTCTATAATGAAGAGAGAGAAGCATTTGTAATCCAATAA
- a CDS encoding NADPH-dependent FMN reductase codes for MVKIGIITGSTRPARVNLQVAEWVKDFAEKMDLEAQFEIVDIKEYDFPMFNEDVPPAMANKEYSQDTVNAWSQKIDELDGFIFITPEYNKSITSSLKNAIDYIGPEWGNKAAGIVGYGSTLAVAATLSLRQILGNLNIATVTPFGAFSLFTDFENMTTFKPAEIHNATMENVITTTVNWSKGLKTIR; via the coding sequence ATGGTCAAAATTGGAATCATTACAGGCAGCACGCGTCCAGCCCGGGTCAATCTGCAGGTTGCAGAATGGGTTAAGGATTTCGCGGAAAAGATGGATCTCGAGGCACAATTCGAAATCGTCGACATAAAAGAGTATGACTTCCCCATGTTCAATGAAGATGTACCCCCTGCCATGGCGAACAAGGAATATTCCCAGGATACGGTGAATGCATGGTCACAGAAGATTGATGAACTCGACGGTTTCATCTTCATCACTCCTGAATACAATAAGAGCATCACTTCTTCCCTGAAGAACGCCATCGACTATATCGGACCTGAGTGGGGAAATAAGGCAGCGGGCATCGTCGGCTACGGTTCCACTCTTGCAGTCGCAGCAACATTATCCCTGCGCCAGATCCTCGGCAACCTGAACATCGCAACAGTCACACCATTCGGTGCATTCAGCCTCTTCACTGATTTTGAGAACATGACGACTTTCAAACCGGCGGAGATCCACAATGCAACGATGGAAAATGTCATCACCACAACAGTCAACTGGTCCAAGGGACTCAAGACAATCAGATAG
- the ispE gene encoding 4-(cytidine 5'-diphospho)-2-C-methyl-D-erythritol kinase, translating to MHFETAPAKINLTLDTLYKRDDGYHEVNMVMTTVDLNDQLSFEKRTDGKIVIETEHQYVPSDRRNLAYQAAELMMDTYGITSGVTISIEKNIPIAAGLAGGSADAAAAFRGINALYNLELDIDTLAELSGKLGSDIPFCVHGGTALATGRGEQIEHLPKPPNAWVVLAKPKVNVSTRTIYQALEPGKNEPASPEMVEAIRSRDYALMVQGLKNDLQEVTMKKYPDVRKLIDTMLSNGADGAMMSGSGPTIFGFAHKERQATHLYNAMKGCCNEVYKVRLLG from the coding sequence ATGCATTTTGAAACTGCACCAGCCAAGATCAACCTTACTCTGGATACACTATACAAAAGGGACGATGGATATCATGAAGTGAATATGGTCATGACGACCGTCGATCTGAACGATCAGCTCTCCTTTGAGAAAAGAACAGATGGAAAGATAGTCATTGAGACCGAACACCAGTATGTGCCGTCAGATCGCCGGAACCTCGCCTATCAGGCAGCGGAGCTCATGATGGACACATATGGCATCACGAGCGGCGTGACCATTTCAATCGAAAAGAACATACCGATTGCTGCAGGACTCGCCGGTGGATCTGCTGATGCTGCTGCAGCATTCAGGGGCATCAACGCCCTCTACAACCTTGAACTCGATATCGATACACTCGCCGAGCTCTCAGGAAAGCTTGGGTCGGATATCCCTTTTTGTGTGCATGGGGGCACGGCGCTGGCAACAGGAAGAGGGGAACAGATAGAGCACCTGCCCAAACCCCCGAATGCCTGGGTGGTACTGGCAAAGCCCAAAGTGAACGTCTCCACAAGGACAATCTACCAGGCGCTCGAGCCTGGAAAAAATGAACCGGCTTCCCCGGAGATGGTCGAAGCGATAAGGAGCAGAGACTATGCCCTGATGGTGCAGGGCCTGAAGAATGATCTTCAGGAAGTGACGATGAAGAAGTACCCGGATGTCAGAAAGCTGATTGATACGATGCTCAGCAATGGTGCGGATGGTGCCATGATGAGTGGAAGCGGGCCGACAATCTTCGGGTTCGCACACAAAGAGAGACAGGCAACGCATCTCTACAATGCAATGAAGGGATGCTGCAACGAAGTTTATAAAGTAAGATTGCTTGGATGA
- the purR gene encoding pur operon repressor, with product MKFKRSERLVFMTQHLTTHPNQLIPLTYFVDKFTQAKSSISEDIRILKDVFENEGIGTVQTTAGAGGGVTFQPRISDDRAREVVSRFMEVLKMKDRLLPGGYLYMSDIMGNPHLMSDIGELIATMYGDETIDAVVTVATKGISLANAVARKLNVPVAVIRKDNKVTEGSTVSVNYVSGSTRKIETMVLSKRTLKEGSKVLVVDDFLRAGGSITGVINLMEEFSAEVVGVSVLVEAKQVENRRFTDYTSLLKVSEIDEFNQSFLVEEGNCLEYIEERNGKTNP from the coding sequence ATGAAATTTAAACGTAGTGAACGTCTAGTCTTCATGACTCAGCACCTCACCACGCACCCGAACCAGCTGATTCCGCTCACTTATTTCGTCGATAAGTTCACACAGGCGAAATCTTCCATCAGCGAGGATATCAGAATCCTTAAAGATGTCTTTGAAAATGAAGGGATCGGCACAGTGCAGACGACGGCTGGTGCAGGCGGCGGTGTGACATTCCAGCCCAGGATCAGTGATGACCGTGCCCGGGAAGTCGTCAGCCGTTTCATGGAAGTGTTGAAAATGAAGGACCGGCTGCTCCCGGGGGGATATCTGTACATGTCCGACATCATGGGCAACCCTCATCTGATGAGCGACATCGGTGAGCTGATTGCAACAATGTATGGTGATGAGACGATTGATGCCGTCGTGACGGTGGCAACAAAGGGGATATCACTCGCGAATGCGGTTGCCAGAAAATTGAATGTGCCTGTGGCAGTCATCAGGAAGGACAATAAGGTGACGGAAGGGTCCACGGTTTCCGTCAACTATGTATCAGGATCCACGCGTAAGATAGAAACGATGGTCCTTTCGAAGCGGACATTGAAGGAAGGTTCCAAAGTGCTGGTGGTGGATGATTTCCTCCGTGCAGGCGGCTCGATCACCGGGGTCATCAATCTGATGGAGGAATTCTCTGCAGAAGTGGTCGGCGTGAGTGTGCTTGTAGAAGCGAAACAGGTGGAGAACAGGCGCTTCACCGACTATACTTCGCTGCTTAAGGTATCGGAAATCGATGAGTTCAACCAGTCCTTCCTGGTAGAAGAAGGCAACTGTTTGGAGTATATTGAAGAAAGAAACGGAAAGACCAATCCATAG
- a CDS encoding RidA family protein: MQPINSSKAPEALGPYSHGMKVGQMFYSSGQIPLNLEGEIVSQDVQEQTKQVMTNVGHVLEAAGLGYDDVVKTMIFISDMNDFPLINEVYGSYFTGKLPARSCVEVSRLPKDVKVEIEVIASEANE; this comes from the coding sequence ATGCAACCCATCAATTCATCAAAAGCACCAGAAGCACTCGGCCCATACAGTCATGGCATGAAAGTCGGACAGATGTTCTATTCTTCAGGTCAGATCCCACTGAACCTTGAAGGTGAGATTGTTTCACAGGATGTCCAGGAACAGACGAAGCAGGTGATGACGAATGTCGGACATGTGCTTGAGGCGGCAGGCCTTGGGTATGACGACGTGGTCAAGACGATGATTTTCATCAGCGACATGAACGACTTCCCCCTCATCAATGAAGTTTATGGCAGCTACTTTACGGGTAAACTACCAGCAAGATCATGTGTAGAGGTCAGTCGTTTGCCCAAAGATGTGAAAGTAGAGATAGAGGTCATTGCATCTGAAGCGAACGAATAA